Proteins encoded within one genomic window of Saccharopolyspora pogona:
- a CDS encoding HAD family hydrolase, whose translation MVLRGPDGRSEQPGLLDDDPLLRLYCVVASAAGAHRELRTLPVARNAVSLGDLASSGFPGDVLSLKRLVEGRPTDWGAPDHLAEFVVRPLLITFRGLLAKGCLPVGEIGVELDSESAATGRIVLAGIRSARSAVPGVADAIVALDEQLDELAAACALVTGDEQVRAAFDAVIAQELRNLSEETAAAFAGDHPWRRFVHAVAAEQHEILSRVVRLVRERSVRCRREPGLARPLVAVDLDFCALHSKHRVRDALRRLGEAHGIEELAAQLDVLPGLYQPGWRPFLVRNGLLERYPELDWDALYPEYRRNVAWDRAALLTDGLAPGLVRFVRDLEQAGGRVVWLTGRRHRMRAATGEVLARHGLGHLDLRTTDDGPVADQKVAALHDMPGHELVAAFDDSAANRRALQAAFPAAVVVAVRPPEFTVDGVGRTADGIATFESLPHPIPVGRGHGRNAQLSHATSLGGLRIGDLSTRPTIWSHGVELTEEEQARIVASLAATALASGQRLGKQVGAGMDPGPVGLARAVWQVITAKPFGAARSAYPLAAAERDVLASIEAGDRIRFVMVGPSLKQDGSRLKALGGLPDLSELAMLIRLRELDAAVRQVHPPGMEVRALTDASHFRFREPHRYAGYHEQFAQQVELAGAQDVVTVEDFDTAADAHPLCGDRAQRPELLAKHRDRYTAAFAGLDIRRNPRSALAAADDRDPARPGQPRFVELFRSVLQAVDVPFPGGDPFAWSQRIYADPFDLTDPAAPLGIRRARGDLLALAWRETIIYLANKHVDEELDYSVLWRENCVRLSLSIRPAPGRLRFVPLGGSGVMPWHGTATLNAQHEVSVDYAISLADQGFRPVHGPGDRRQPWFMASPRALTRAGRLDPAVIDRIRLRSK comes from the coding sequence ATGGTTTTGCGCGGTCCGGATGGCCGGTCGGAGCAGCCTGGATTGCTGGACGACGACCCGCTGCTGCGCCTGTACTGCGTGGTGGCGTCCGCGGCAGGCGCGCATCGGGAGCTGAGAACGCTACCGGTGGCGCGGAATGCGGTCAGTCTGGGTGATTTGGCGAGCAGCGGTTTCCCCGGTGATGTGCTGTCGTTGAAACGGCTGGTGGAGGGCAGGCCGACGGACTGGGGAGCGCCGGACCACCTAGCCGAGTTCGTGGTCCGGCCGTTGCTGATCACCTTCCGCGGGCTGCTGGCGAAGGGTTGTCTGCCGGTCGGCGAGATTGGTGTCGAACTCGACTCGGAGTCGGCGGCCACCGGGCGGATCGTGCTCGCCGGGATCCGCAGCGCGCGGTCGGCGGTTCCGGGAGTGGCGGACGCGATCGTCGCGTTGGACGAGCAGTTGGACGAGCTGGCCGCCGCTTGCGCGCTCGTCACCGGCGACGAGCAGGTTCGCGCTGCCTTCGACGCCGTCATCGCCCAGGAACTGCGCAACCTCTCCGAGGAGACTGCGGCCGCTTTCGCCGGTGATCATCCGTGGCGCCGCTTCGTGCATGCCGTCGCTGCGGAACAGCACGAGATCCTCAGCCGGGTCGTCCGGCTGGTCAGGGAACGAAGCGTGCGGTGCCGGCGCGAGCCCGGCCTGGCGCGTCCGTTGGTCGCCGTGGACCTCGACTTCTGTGCGCTGCACTCGAAGCATCGGGTCCGCGATGCGTTGCGCCGGCTGGGCGAAGCGCACGGCATCGAGGAGCTTGCCGCGCAGCTCGATGTGCTGCCCGGGCTGTACCAACCGGGCTGGCGGCCGTTTTTGGTGCGCAACGGCTTGTTGGAGCGTTATCCCGAACTCGATTGGGACGCGCTGTACCCGGAGTACCGCCGCAACGTCGCGTGGGACCGGGCGGCGCTGCTGACCGATGGTCTGGCGCCGGGACTGGTCCGATTCGTCCGGGATCTGGAGCAAGCCGGTGGCCGGGTCGTCTGGTTGACCGGTCGCCGGCACCGGATGCGGGCCGCCACCGGAGAAGTCCTGGCCCGCCACGGACTCGGCCACCTCGACCTGCGCACCACCGATGACGGGCCGGTCGCGGACCAGAAGGTCGCGGCGCTGCACGACATGCCGGGGCACGAGCTCGTCGCGGCCTTCGATGACTCGGCCGCCAATCGCCGTGCGCTGCAAGCGGCGTTCCCAGCTGCCGTCGTGGTCGCGGTGCGCCCGCCCGAGTTCACTGTGGACGGTGTGGGCCGAACCGCCGATGGCATCGCAACCTTCGAATCCCTGCCGCATCCGATCCCGGTGGGGCGCGGGCACGGCCGCAACGCGCAGTTGTCGCATGCGACGTCGCTCGGCGGGCTGCGGATCGGGGACCTCAGCACCCGCCCCACGATCTGGTCGCACGGCGTGGAACTGACCGAGGAGGAGCAGGCGCGGATCGTCGCGTCGCTGGCGGCCACCGCGCTGGCGAGCGGGCAGCGGCTCGGCAAGCAGGTCGGCGCCGGGATGGATCCGGGTCCGGTGGGGCTTGCCCGCGCAGTGTGGCAGGTCATCACGGCGAAACCGTTCGGCGCCGCGAGGTCGGCTTATCCGCTCGCGGCGGCCGAACGGGACGTGCTCGCCTCGATCGAGGCCGGTGATCGCATCCGGTTCGTCATGGTGGGGCCGTCGCTGAAGCAGGACGGTTCGCGGCTGAAGGCGCTCGGCGGGCTGCCGGACCTCTCCGAGCTCGCGATGCTGATCCGGCTGCGGGAACTCGACGCGGCCGTCCGGCAGGTGCACCCGCCGGGGATGGAGGTGCGGGCGCTCACCGATGCCAGCCACTTCAGGTTCCGCGAACCGCACCGGTACGCCGGGTATCACGAGCAGTTCGCGCAGCAGGTGGAACTCGCCGGAGCCCAGGACGTGGTGACCGTAGAGGACTTCGACACCGCAGCCGACGCGCACCCGCTCTGCGGCGACCGGGCGCAGCGACCGGAACTGCTGGCGAAGCACCGCGACAGGTACACCGCGGCGTTCGCGGGTCTCGACATCCGCCGAAACCCGCGGTCGGCGCTGGCGGCGGCCGACGACCGAGATCCGGCCCGCCCCGGCCAACCGCGATTCGTCGAGCTGTTCCGCTCCGTGCTGCAGGCCGTGGACGTGCCCTTCCCCGGCGGCGATCCGTTCGCGTGGTCGCAGCGGATCTACGCGGACCCGTTCGACCTGACCGATCCGGCGGCCCCGCTCGGGATCCGCCGAGCCCGCGGCGACCTGCTCGCGCTGGCCTGGCGCGAAACGATCATCTATCTCGCGAACAAGCACGTCGACGAGGAACTTGACTATTCGGTGCTGTGGCGGGAGAACTGCGTGCGGCTGAGCCTGTCGATCCGCCCGGCCCCGGGGAGGCTGCGCTTCGTCCCCCTCGGCGGCTCCGGCGTGATGCCCTGGCACGGCACGGCGACCCTGAACGCCCAGCACGAGGTCTCGGTCGACTACGCGATCTCGCTGGCAGACCAGGGATTCCGGCCGGTCCACGGGCCGGGCGACCGCCGTCAACCGTGGTTCATGGCCTCACCCCGAGCCCTGACCCGAGCCGGCCGCCTCGACCCCGCGGTCATCGACCGGATCCGGCTGCGCTCCAAGTAA
- a CDS encoding phosphotransferase enzyme family protein, with amino-acid sequence MKTQPVEESRCVPPELDLALTEICAAVGLDSTSARLIRIVNNGVFLLRDQQVVVRLVLSPSFTYRAFNAVEAARWLAVHGIPAVRLLPGVEQPVQVGEHLATLWQYVPESGPMPSGADLGELLRQMHSKPASPTFLDWQPMADIRRRLTDAVDVDPADHRFLEQRCDALEERLATLRFPLSRSVIHADAHLGNVIGGADGPLLCDLDSLCIGPPEWDLTPIAVGRLRMGHPPSWHDDLARAYGFDITRWEGFSVLRELRELKITTGVLPILRSNPGVREQLHQRLRTIRDGDLATQWVPYS; translated from the coding sequence ATGAAGACACAACCAGTGGAAGAGAGTCGGTGCGTTCCGCCTGAGCTGGATCTGGCACTGACCGAAATCTGCGCTGCCGTCGGCCTCGATTCGACCAGCGCGCGTTTGATCCGAATCGTCAACAACGGGGTTTTTCTGCTCCGCGACCAGCAAGTCGTCGTCCGCTTGGTCCTTTCCCCGTCCTTCACCTATCGAGCTTTCAACGCCGTGGAAGCCGCGCGTTGGCTGGCGGTGCACGGGATTCCCGCCGTGCGCCTGCTGCCGGGCGTCGAGCAGCCGGTCCAGGTGGGCGAACACCTGGCGACCCTCTGGCAGTACGTGCCGGAGTCCGGCCCGATGCCCAGCGGCGCGGACCTCGGCGAACTGCTGCGCCAGATGCATTCGAAGCCGGCATCACCGACTTTCCTGGACTGGCAGCCGATGGCGGACATCCGGCGCCGGTTGACCGATGCGGTCGACGTCGATCCGGCCGATCACCGGTTCCTGGAGCAGCGCTGCGACGCGTTGGAAGAACGGCTGGCAACGCTGCGCTTCCCGTTGTCGCGCAGCGTGATCCACGCGGATGCGCACCTGGGCAACGTGATCGGCGGCGCGGATGGTCCGCTGCTGTGCGACCTGGATTCGCTGTGCATCGGGCCGCCGGAGTGGGACCTGACCCCGATCGCGGTGGGTCGGCTGCGGATGGGGCACCCGCCGTCCTGGCACGACGACCTGGCCCGGGCCTACGGCTTCGACATCACGCGCTGGGAAGGCTTTTCCGTGCTGCGCGAACTGCGCGAATTGAAGATCACCACCGGGGTGCTCCCGATCCTTCGCAGCAATCCCGGGGTTCGCGAGCAACTGCACCAGCGGTTGCGCACGATCAGGGACGGAGATCTCGCCACGCAATGGGTGCCGTACAGCTGA
- a CDS encoding helix-turn-helix domain-containing protein has translation MRDALARRDVSEIYRQLRRHGVSQRQIAATTGQSQSEVSEILKGRQVMAYDLLARIADGLGIPRGYMGLAYDGATAMRVAQAANAPDAEEDESVKRRKFLSHAAAVTMGAAVFGTETSSWLPASAQTPAPARIGMTDVQQIHAATKALRDLDYRYGGGTCRDAVVAQLSWAQQLLESSAADPVRKQLYVALADMHSLAGWTSFDVGLLDPARGHFGKALEFAKQADDDGLVASVLYRMGRVYLHYEEPNEALKLFQLGQIAAQESGSALTVAVLCANEAWAYGMLNKPEQVQKMVGRTKDEFARARADQTPDWVRFFTENDLHGMIGSAHDALAVFEPKKHASIAVAETIKCNEAYGADMARTHVFGLSLQATNHIRAGDLQEGVKVGRRALAAGERVKSARVADRLRPLELEAGKHRMNSDVRDLFEAVRRFRRV, from the coding sequence ATGCGGGATGCGCTGGCTCGACGGGACGTCAGCGAGATCTACCGGCAACTGCGCCGGCACGGCGTTTCGCAGCGGCAGATCGCGGCCACGACGGGGCAGTCGCAGTCCGAGGTGTCCGAGATCCTCAAGGGGCGGCAGGTCATGGCCTATGACCTGCTTGCCCGGATCGCTGATGGGCTGGGTATCCCGCGGGGCTACATGGGCCTCGCCTACGACGGGGCGACCGCTATGCGGGTCGCGCAGGCGGCTAACGCCCCTGACGCTGAGGAGGACGAGTCGGTGAAGCGCAGGAAGTTCCTGTCCCACGCCGCAGCGGTGACCATGGGCGCGGCCGTTTTCGGCACCGAGACCAGTTCCTGGTTGCCCGCCAGCGCGCAGACGCCGGCACCGGCACGCATCGGCATGACCGACGTGCAGCAGATCCACGCCGCGACCAAGGCGTTGCGCGATCTCGACTACCGCTACGGCGGTGGGACCTGCCGGGACGCCGTCGTCGCCCAGCTGTCCTGGGCGCAGCAGCTGCTCGAGTCCAGCGCCGCCGATCCCGTGCGCAAGCAGCTCTACGTGGCCCTGGCGGACATGCACAGCCTGGCCGGTTGGACCTCGTTCGACGTGGGCCTGCTCGACCCCGCTCGCGGGCATTTCGGCAAGGCGCTGGAGTTCGCGAAGCAGGCCGACGACGACGGCCTGGTGGCCAGCGTGCTGTACCGGATGGGCCGCGTCTACCTGCACTACGAGGAGCCCAACGAGGCGCTGAAGCTGTTCCAGCTGGGCCAGATCGCCGCGCAGGAGTCCGGTTCCGCGCTGACCGTGGCCGTGCTGTGCGCCAACGAGGCCTGGGCCTACGGCATGTTGAACAAGCCCGAGCAGGTGCAGAAAATGGTGGGCCGCACGAAGGACGAGTTCGCCCGCGCCCGCGCCGACCAGACGCCGGACTGGGTGCGCTTCTTCACCGAGAACGACCTGCACGGCATGATCGGCTCCGCGCACGACGCGCTGGCCGTCTTCGAGCCGAAAAAGCACGCCTCGATCGCCGTCGCCGAGACCATCAAGTGCAACGAGGCCTACGGCGCGGACATGGCGCGCACCCACGTCTTCGGCCTGAGCCTGCAGGCCACCAACCACATCCGGGCCGGCGACCTGCAGGAGGGCGTCAAGGTCGGGCGGCGGGCGCTGGCGGCCGGCGAGCGGGTCAAGTCCGCGCGCGTCGCCGACCGGCTCAGGCCGCTGGAGCTGGAGGCCGGCAAGCACCGGATGAATTCCGATGTCCGCGACCTGTTCGAGGCGGTCCGGCGGTTCCGCCGGGTGTGA